In Pseudomonadota bacterium, the genomic window AGAGTCAGGTCTGTTTCATCCCATCCCTTCTTCCCTTCTTCCCTGGCGTTAAAGGCGGCGGTTGTGGTATTCCTCTGGTTCGTATCGATGTTGCCCCAGAACGTTGCCGAAAACCCCTTATAAGAGGCGCTTAGAGAAGGCTGAAACACCAGGCCGCTTTTGCCGATTTCATATCCACGGAATATGTATCTGTTGAGAACTGCCATGGATGCATTACCCGTAACCTTGTCCTCCGGTGGTTTCTCCGGTGGCTTGGCTTCAGGGGATTTTACCTCAGGGGGGTTTGTCTCCTCTGCACAAAAAATAATTGTTGCTGTACAAAATGTGAAACATACCGCAAGCATTAACATTGTTACAATTTTCATCATCATCCTCCTTTAATGTTTTTGAAATAAAAAGGCGTCTTAAAACCGCTGTCGGTCTCAAGACGCCTCTGTCCCGGGTTAATTAAATAAAAAAGGCGCTCCTTTTTACTGGAACGCCATCGTTATGCCACACATCACTGTGTTAATTGCCCTGTCTCAGGGTTTGTTTATATACTGTACAAGTAAAGTGTTCTTTTCTTCGGTAACCGTTTTTTGGCTGTCAGCAATCAGTTTTTTAACAAAAACACTATAAATGCCACCCATGAACATTACAAACATTTAATCGTCATGCTGTAAATCTTGGCTGATAGCTAAAAGCTAATGGCTGATAGCTGCATTTTTTAATTGTTCATTGCTCCGTTTTCCCTATTGAACCTTCCGTACTTATCTTTGATTTTGTTCCGTATCTTCAGCACCATTACGTGGGATATGCCTATTTTGCGGCCTATCTCCCTCATGGACATGCCTTCAAGAAAATATGAGAGTACATCTTTTTCTCTCTGAGTAAAATATTTCTCTTCGGCTGTTTCGATTTCCATTTTACTTTCTAAATATTCCAACGGGTTGATACTGTCTGCAGGGAGGATTTCTTCCATAACCGTCCCGTCTTCACCGATAGGGTTGTTCAGGCTCACAAGTACCGCATTATCCTGGGTCTTACGAATGTAGTTTTTCAGATGATAATAACACCCCTGCAATATATAACTATCTGTTTTGTCACCGAGAATACCTTCTCTGAAATCGATCCACAGGTGTATCAGCGCTTCCTGGTAAAGGTCTTCATCGTTGAAAAAGGTGTAATGGCCGTTCAACTTGTGTGCGATCTTCTTTATCGTAGGCGATATTCTCTTTACAAGGATCTCAAAAAACATGGATCACCCCCTGTATTTGTTCGTTATGGGCATACGTCTGTCTTTACCGAAGGCCTTAGGCGTAATCTTTATCCCCGGCGACGACTGACGCCGTTTATATTCGCTTATGTCAACCATACGCAAGATTTTTTCCACCGTTTCTTTCTGGAGGGAGGAAGATATAATCGCTTCACCGTATTTGTCTTTTTCAATATACGCCTCCAATATCCGGTCGAGGATGTCATAGGGAGGCAATGTATCCTGGTCCTTCTGGTCCGGTTTGAGTTCGGCTGTCGGCGCTTTTGTTAACACCCTTTCCGGTATGACAAGGTTGATTGTATTCCTGTATCTCGATAACTCATACACCAGCATTTTCGGCACATCCTTTATCACTGCAAACCCGCCGGCCATATCACCATAGAGCGTGGCATAGCCCACACTCATTTCAGACTTATTCCCTGTAGTGAGTACGAGCCAGCCGAATTTATTTGACAACGCCATGAGGATGTTGCCCCGGATCCGGGCCTGTATGTTCTCTTCAGTTGTGTCTTCGGGCAGCCCCTTAAAAAGAGGATTGAAGGATGACTGATAAGCCAAGTAAATACCGTCAATAAGGACTTCCAGCAACTCTATACCGAGTTGATCTGCAAGCCCTTTCGCATCGACCCTTGAAGCCTCCGATGTATAACGGGAGGGCATCGAGACGCCAGCGACATTCTTTTTTCCAAGGGCATCGGCAGCAACAACTGCCACCAGGGATGAATCAATGCCGCCGCTCAACCCGATAACAACCCTCTTGAATCCATTCTTTACAACATAATCATGGAGGCCTAATTTTAATGCCTCATACACTTCAGCAGCAGGTTCCAACAGAGGCTCTGCTTTCCTCCTGGGGATGGGGGGTTTTTTATTTCGGATTGTCCCGCCTTCGGCAGGATTAAACCTTACGGATTGTGGATCTCGGATTTCTATTAAATTCTGTTTTCTGACTTCACGCAGGCCGAAGTCTGCGGCTATCCCCTCGCCCCTCTCCGCTCTCCGCTCTCCGCTTGCAAGCACCATATCCACCACAAGCAGGTCTTCTTTGAATGCCCCGGCCCTTGCTGTAACAGTGCCTTTTTCATCAACAACCAGGCTCTGCCCATCAAATACAAGCTCGTCCTGTCCGCCTACAAGATTGGCGTAGATAATGGGAACATGGTTTTCTCTTGCCCTGGTTTTTACAACTTCTTCTCTCTGGCAGATTTTCCCTGCATGATAGGGGGATGCGTTGATATTGAGTATGAGCTGTGCTCCATGTAAAACCTGCATTCTCGTCGGCCCTTTTTCATGCCATATGTCTTCACATATATTGGCTCCAAAGATAAGTCCTCCGTATTGAAACACAAGCGGCTCACTGCCTGCCTGAAAATACCGTTTTTCGTCAAAAACGCCATAGTTGGGTAAAAGTGTTTTGTGATATACGCCTCTGATTTTACCGTTGCTGATAATAGCTGCAGCATTGTACAGGTCTTCGCCTATCCTGTTGACAAAACCCGCAATGGCGATAATATCGTGAACCGACCATGTAAATTCTTCCAAAACCTTAACATTATCTTCGACGAATTTCGGTTTTAGCAGAAGGTCTTCGGGCGGATAACCTGTCACAGCAAGCTCAGGAAATACCACTATATCCGCCCCGCATTTTTCCGCTTTTTTTACATATGCAGACATCTTTGCGCAATTACCCTTCAAGTCGCCTACAATGCAGTTTATCTGACCTACTGCGACCCGTATGGTTTTCATTGTTTCCGGTTTTCCCCTTCTCAGCATTTCCATCTCCGGCATGAAATAAAAAAGGCGTCCAAACCACTATTAGTGGGTTGGACGCCTCAGTCCATTCAACTTAATCCTGTCAGCTGCCATTGCTAACAAAAGTCAATGTTTTAATTACATACAAATTTATATACTCTTTTCTTTTTTGTCAATATTTTTTCTTTAAATCCGAGGTGAGAATAATTGCTTCAGCGATCTCTCTCATGCTCTTCCTCAGGTCCATACTTTTCTTGTGTATCTTTTTGTAAGCATCGTCTTCGGAAACCCCCAATTCCTTCATAAGGATACCCTTAGCCTTCTCAATAATCTTTCTTGCTTCCAGGGCCTCTTTTGCGGTGAGAATTTCCTGGTCAAGGCGTGTATTCTCTATTGCAACGGCTGCCTGATTTGCCACGGTCTGTATGATGTCAACCTCTTCCTTGCTGAATTTGTGCTCGCACTGTGTATAACTGTTAATAACCCCGATTGCCCTGTCTTTTATCATCATGGGAGTAGAGAGCAGTGAAACAATGCCTTCTTTTTTTGCAATGTCCGGATACATGAAACCAGGTTCTTTCGTTACATCCAGGACAGTGATAGGTTTTTTCTCTTTCACCACTCTCCCGCTGATGGACTGTCCAACCTTCAGGTTCGGCTTGTTGACGTAGTAAGCGCTTAAGCTCTGGGTAGCGGCAATGACGAGTTCATTCCTCTTTTCATCGAGCAGCATGATT contains:
- a CDS encoding sigma-70 family RNA polymerase sigma factor, which codes for MFFEILVKRISPTIKKIAHKLNGHYTFFNDEDLYQEALIHLWIDFREGILGDKTDSYILQGCYYHLKNYIRKTQDNAVLVSLNNPIGEDGTVMEEILPADSINPLEYLESKMEIETAEEKYFTQREKDVLSYFLEGMSMREIGRKIGISHVMVLKIRNKIKDKYGRFNRENGAMNN
- a CDS encoding NAD+ synthase, coding for MKTIRVAVGQINCIVGDLKGNCAKMSAYVKKAEKCGADIVVFPELAVTGYPPEDLLLKPKFVEDNVKVLEEFTWSVHDIIAIAGFVNRIGEDLYNAAAIISNGKIRGVYHKTLLPNYGVFDEKRYFQAGSEPLVFQYGGLIFGANICEDIWHEKGPTRMQVLHGAQLILNINASPYHAGKICQREEVVKTRARENHVPIIYANLVGGQDELVFDGQSLVVDEKGTVTARAGAFKEDLLVVDMVLASGERRAERGEGIAADFGLREVRKQNLIEIRDPQSVRFNPAEGGTIRNKKPPIPRRKAEPLLEPAAEVYEALKLGLHDYVVKNGFKRVVIGLSGGIDSSLVAVVAADALGKKNVAGVSMPSRYTSEASRVDAKGLADQLGIELLEVLIDGIYLAYQSSFNPLFKGLPEDTTEENIQARIRGNILMALSNKFGWLVLTTGNKSEMSVGYATLYGDMAGGFAVIKDVPKMLVYELSRYRNTINLVIPERVLTKAPTAELKPDQKDQDTLPPYDILDRILEAYIEKDKYGEAIISSSLQKETVEKILRMVDISEYKRRQSSPGIKITPKAFGKDRRMPITNKYRG